One genomic window of Polyangium aurulentum includes the following:
- a CDS encoding efflux RND transporter permease subunit — MTTPESPSPRAAAETKPQSEDAAPRALQRAFAAIVRWRWLVLALYALILPPAAWMATRVVQDNAIDRLITTSDTDYVRTREFEQVFGSGEFAVVLAEADDPFAPAVLERLDKIERALKDVPRVEANSALSIFRRAKAGFEATPESAAAFRAFVGGTDLFKKQGLAGDGYLAIALILDVHDTAQRRETLTAVQRAIDAAGGAGPPLKALRQVGQPYVNKYLDDDMQRGGPRYFGLFAVFVVVLNLILYRSARTLVAFLATLGTCVALMMGYIGATGGILTIVSPMVPMTILVTATASLVYLQSRFVERPAGRDVDEHQVFSLANKFVATTASIFATAVGFAALAVSDIQPVRQMGIWVAVGLVGTWIVVFTLFPALQKVLKTPTALERKVAAAWFLRLTAGLPRWSYRYRWPLVLGSLALSALGAIALFGLPGVVKPMQLLTNPVEYINKKEPLFKDTQLLAEKLPGLSVTEIWLKSSSVGAVSEPDVLQGLNDFHKALEGDPQVGSAVGPTTILRMMRYIGGAGDKFPEDAEELDALAGDLESLVPVDPMLGRFVQKHSLSQTHFTILSKATEHEAFDRLEKSIRGHWDAAVQKNPALKSFELRTAGMAPLQARVSQSLVPTLVESFELTVAIIFVTFLIVFRSGAARIMAMIPSLFAILVMFGVMRVAGMTLNVATILIASTVLGTSENDQIHFFYHFQEGRKTGSVEQALRHTLFVSGRAIFFATLINAGGFLAFGMADLPPIREFGLLSALAFVLSMIADFTALPAALWLVFRQKPDALSAGTGDTAEHATT; from the coding sequence GTGACGACCCCCGAGAGCCCCTCTCCGCGAGCCGCCGCCGAGACCAAGCCCCAAAGCGAGGACGCAGCCCCGCGCGCGCTGCAACGCGCTTTCGCCGCCATCGTCCGCTGGCGCTGGCTCGTGCTCGCGCTCTATGCGCTGATCCTGCCCCCGGCTGCTTGGATGGCGACGCGGGTGGTGCAAGACAACGCGATCGACCGGCTCATCACCACGAGCGACACCGATTACGTGCGCACGCGCGAGTTCGAGCAGGTCTTCGGCTCGGGCGAGTTCGCCGTGGTGCTCGCCGAGGCCGACGATCCCTTCGCGCCGGCGGTCCTCGAGCGGCTCGACAAGATCGAGCGCGCCCTGAAGGACGTGCCGCGGGTCGAGGCGAATTCGGCCCTGTCGATCTTCAGGCGCGCCAAGGCGGGATTCGAGGCCACGCCCGAGTCGGCCGCCGCGTTCCGCGCTTTCGTCGGCGGCACCGATCTGTTCAAGAAGCAGGGGCTCGCCGGCGACGGCTACCTCGCGATTGCGCTGATCCTGGACGTCCACGACACGGCCCAGCGGCGCGAGACCCTCACGGCCGTGCAGCGCGCGATCGACGCGGCAGGCGGCGCCGGGCCCCCCTTGAAGGCCCTGCGCCAGGTCGGCCAGCCCTACGTGAACAAGTATCTCGACGACGACATGCAGCGCGGCGGCCCGCGCTACTTCGGGCTCTTTGCGGTGTTCGTCGTCGTGCTCAACCTGATCCTTTATCGCTCCGCGCGCACGCTCGTCGCATTCCTCGCCACGCTGGGCACCTGCGTGGCGCTCATGATGGGCTATATCGGCGCGACGGGCGGCATTCTGACCATCGTCTCGCCGATGGTGCCGATGACCATCCTGGTCACCGCCACGGCGTCGCTCGTGTACCTGCAATCGCGCTTCGTCGAGCGGCCCGCGGGGCGTGACGTCGACGAGCACCAGGTCTTCTCGCTGGCGAACAAGTTCGTCGCGACGACCGCCTCGATCTTCGCGACGGCCGTGGGATTCGCGGCGCTCGCGGTCTCGGACATCCAGCCCGTGCGGCAGATGGGCATCTGGGTGGCCGTCGGGCTCGTGGGGACCTGGATCGTGGTCTTCACGCTCTTCCCCGCGCTGCAGAAGGTCCTGAAGACGCCGACGGCGCTCGAGCGAAAGGTGGCGGCCGCGTGGTTCTTGCGGCTCACCGCGGGCCTGCCGCGCTGGAGCTACCGCTATCGCTGGCCGCTGGTGCTCGGCTCGCTCGCGCTCTCGGCGCTCGGGGCGATCGCGCTCTTCGGGCTCCCCGGGGTGGTCAAGCCGATGCAGCTCCTCACGAACCCGGTCGAGTACATCAATAAAAAGGAGCCGCTCTTCAAGGACACGCAGCTGCTTGCCGAGAAGCTGCCGGGCCTGTCGGTCACCGAGATCTGGCTGAAGAGCAGCAGCGTCGGCGCCGTTTCGGAGCCCGACGTGCTCCAGGGGCTCAACGATTTTCACAAGGCGCTCGAGGGCGACCCCCAGGTGGGCTCGGCCGTCGGGCCGACGACGATCCTGCGCATGATGCGCTATATCGGCGGCGCGGGGGACAAATTCCCCGAGGACGCCGAGGAGCTCGACGCGCTCGCGGGGGACCTCGAGTCGCTCGTGCCCGTCGACCCGATGCTCGGGCGGTTCGTGCAGAAGCACTCGCTCTCCCAGACGCATTTCACGATCCTCTCGAAGGCGACCGAGCACGAGGCGTTCGACAGGCTCGAGAAGAGCATTCGAGGGCACTGGGACGCGGCGGTGCAGAAGAACCCGGCGCTCAAGAGCTTCGAGCTGCGCACGGCGGGAATGGCGCCCTTGCAGGCGCGCGTCTCGCAGAGCCTCGTGCCCACGCTGGTCGAGAGCTTCGAGCTGACGGTGGCGATCATCTTCGTCACGTTCCTGATCGTGTTCCGCAGCGGCGCGGCCCGGATCATGGCGATGATCCCGTCGCTCTTCGCGATCCTCGTGATGTTCGGCGTCATGCGCGTCGCGGGCATGACGCTGAACGTGGCCACGATCCTGATCGCCTCGACGGTGCTCGGGACGAGCGAGAACGATCAGATTCACTTCTTCTACCACTTCCAGGAGGGTCGCAAGACGGGCAGCGTGGAGCAGGCGCTCAGGCATACGCTCTTCGTCTCGGGCCGCGCGATCTTCTTCGCCACGCTCATCAACGCGGGCGGGTTCCTCGCGTTCGGGATGGCGGATCTGCCGCCGATCAGGGAGTTCGGGCTGCTCTCGGCGCTGGCGTTCGTGCTGTCGATGATCGCCGATTTCACGGCCCTGCCGGCCGCGCTCTGGCTCGTGTTCCGGCAGAAGCCCGACGCGCTCTCCGCCGGCACGGGCGACACCGCCGAGCACGCCACGACCTAA
- a CDS encoding response regulator yields MDRKKKIVVVEDDPELRDLETFLLGAEGYDVVGVADGLGAAAAVKREHADLVLLDLMLPGKDGNAVLCDLLEDPETRETPVIAVSAFLGQLRRTPQVRRVIAKPFDVTDLLDAVAREVERTSPR; encoded by the coding sequence TTGGATCGAAAAAAGAAGATCGTCGTCGTCGAGGACGACCCCGAGCTGCGAGACCTCGAGACCTTCTTGCTGGGAGCCGAGGGCTACGACGTCGTGGGCGTCGCGGATGGCCTCGGCGCCGCTGCCGCAGTGAAGCGCGAGCATGCCGATCTCGTGCTGCTCGACCTGATGCTCCCCGGCAAGGACGGCAACGCCGTGCTCTGCGATCTCCTGGAGGATCCGGAGACGCGGGAGACGCCCGTCATCGCGGTCAGCGCCTTCCTCGGCCAGCTCCGCAGGACGCCTCAGGTGCGGCGCGTGATCGCCAAGCCCTTCGACGTGACCGACCTGCTCGACGCCGTCGCGCGCGAGGTCGAACGGACGAGCCCGAGGTGA
- a CDS encoding dipeptide epimerase: MSLRRYRLASLVVRPLSVPLLDPFVIATGRVDATRSAEVRVVLEGERGERAEGLGEGAALWPVTREDQPEVVAGLEKAAAGLTGATVNLPDADGTEPFDLSAVEELGALLDGVLFEAPVARAALETAICDAWARVLGLPLRTLFGGAVGEATRRIETDITIPIAEPVRMAELARGWAARGFLHFKVKVGKDVDRDLAALFAIASAVPGARFRIDANEGFSAAEAIALARAVEARQLVVECYEQPCRAGDLEGMAAVAEAVEPPVIADESVKTLADLERVRAARAADGVNLKLVKSGGPLGALAIGRMAVAAGMPLMVGGMVETRLGMTAAAHVAAGLGGVSFADLDTAWLLAADPYEGGYEAEGPQYVLPDAPGLGVISRGAS; this comes from the coding sequence ATGTCGCTCCGCCGCTACCGCCTCGCCAGCCTGGTCGTCCGTCCGCTCTCGGTTCCGCTGCTCGATCCGTTCGTGATCGCGACAGGGCGCGTCGATGCCACGCGCTCGGCCGAGGTTCGCGTCGTGCTCGAGGGGGAGCGGGGCGAGCGCGCCGAGGGGCTCGGCGAGGGGGCGGCGCTATGGCCGGTGACGCGCGAGGACCAGCCCGAGGTCGTCGCGGGGCTCGAAAAGGCGGCGGCGGGCCTAACCGGAGCGACCGTCAACCTGCCCGACGCGGATGGCACCGAGCCGTTCGATCTGTCGGCGGTCGAGGAGCTCGGGGCGCTGCTCGACGGCGTGCTCTTCGAGGCTCCGGTGGCGCGCGCGGCGCTCGAGACGGCGATCTGCGACGCCTGGGCGCGGGTCTTGGGGCTGCCCTTGCGGACGCTCTTCGGGGGCGCGGTGGGCGAGGCGACGCGGCGGATCGAGACGGACATCACGATTCCGATCGCGGAGCCTGTGCGCATGGCCGAGCTTGCGCGGGGCTGGGCGGCGCGCGGCTTTCTGCATTTCAAGGTGAAGGTGGGCAAGGACGTGGACCGAGACCTCGCGGCGCTCTTCGCGATCGCCTCGGCCGTGCCGGGGGCGCGCTTTCGGATCGACGCGAACGAGGGCTTCTCCGCCGCGGAGGCGATTGCGCTCGCTCGCGCGGTCGAGGCGCGTCAGCTCGTGGTGGAATGCTACGAGCAGCCGTGCCGCGCGGGCGATCTCGAGGGAATGGCGGCGGTGGCGGAGGCCGTGGAGCCGCCGGTGATCGCGGACGAATCGGTGAAGACGCTGGCGGATCTCGAGCGCGTGCGGGCGGCGCGGGCGGCGGACGGGGTGAATTTGAAGCTCGTGAAATCGGGGGGGCCGCTCGGGGCGCTCGCGATCGGGCGGATGGCCGTGGCGGCCGGGATGCCGCTCATGGTCGGAGGCATGGTCGAGACGCGGCTCGGCATGACGGCGGCCGCGCACGTGGCGGCGGGGCTCGGCGGCGTTTCGTTCGCGGATCTGGATACGGCGTGGCTGCTCGCGGCCGATCCTTACGAGGGCGGGTACGAGGCGGAGGGGCCGCAGTACGTATTGCCGGACGCGCCGGGGCTCGGCGTGATCAGCCGAGGTGCGTCTTGA
- a CDS encoding dienelactone hydrolase family protein, with amino-acid sequence MNIRTERVEIPVSDGTTMSGHLCRPEGDAPRPGLLILQEIFGVNAHIRDVAERYAREGFVTLAPDLFHRIQPDFVGSYDDIPGSVKLAMAYNEADIDLRSAADFLSKHPAVIGDRLASLGFCMGGRMSFLANAVAPLRCAVSFYGAIAPDKVAYAERLSGPMMMIWAGKDAHISEEKARGSVEAVRKAGKPYVNVEFSAQNHGFFCDARSDYDAGAAAQAWALTLAFLKTHLG; translated from the coding sequence ATGAACATTCGCACCGAGCGCGTCGAGATCCCGGTATCGGACGGCACCACCATGAGCGGCCATCTCTGCCGCCCCGAGGGCGACGCCCCCCGCCCCGGGCTGCTCATCCTGCAGGAGATCTTCGGCGTCAACGCCCACATCCGCGACGTCGCCGAGCGCTATGCCCGCGAGGGCTTCGTCACGCTCGCGCCCGACCTCTTCCACCGCATCCAGCCCGACTTCGTGGGCTCGTACGACGACATCCCCGGCAGCGTCAAGCTCGCCATGGCGTACAACGAGGCCGACATCGACCTGCGCTCCGCGGCCGATTTCCTCTCCAAGCACCCGGCCGTCATCGGCGATCGCCTCGCCTCGCTCGGCTTCTGCATGGGCGGGCGGATGTCGTTCCTGGCGAACGCCGTCGCCCCCCTCCGCTGCGCGGTCTCGTTCTACGGCGCCATCGCCCCCGACAAGGTCGCTTATGCCGAGCGCCTCTCGGGCCCGATGATGATGATCTGGGCGGGCAAGGACGCCCATATCTCGGAGGAAAAAGCGCGCGGGAGCGTCGAGGCCGTGCGCAAGGCCGGCAAGCCTTACGTCAACGTGGAGTTCTCCGCCCAGAACCACGGCTTTTTCTGCGACGCGCGCAGCGATTACGACGCGGGCGCCGCCGCGCAAGCCTGGGCGCTGACTCTCGCGTTCCTCAAGACGCACCTCGGCTGA
- a CDS encoding sensor histidine kinase, with amino-acid sequence MRRRGGGGRWARSRLGCYLRARLQRRLFLWFGLAILVSLLAGGGAMYAVSAMGGRSPWMDMARVQSFIGGRFAEVWDEPRARDALGHSMSNDLDLGVRVSAPNGAVIATYGRPCARSWFVAPVVREGQKLGVVAVCTERQHWGGPPRFLVAVLAAGLLLWILSGAVARRLTRPLEELAGVAGEIGRGVYSARARLGRHGHGEAQILAEAMNDMAARIERQVTDQRELLAAVSHELRTPLGHMRLLTELARDGVNVEKSLDQLDREVMEMDALVGDLLASSRIDFKALSKDRIDAVEAGRRALERAGLEDDKLVVEGAPEPIEADPTLLGRAFANLLDNAKKHGGGVVALRIAMGEGVVTFEVEDGGRGLAAGEEARIFEPFYRRPDEKAREQGSLGLGLSLVQRIAEAHGGRTRASNRPEGGARIGFELPGG; translated from the coding sequence ATGAGACGAAGAGGCGGCGGAGGCAGGTGGGCTCGGAGCCGTCTCGGCTGCTACCTGCGCGCGCGCCTGCAGCGGCGGCTGTTTCTGTGGTTCGGCCTGGCGATCCTCGTGTCGCTGCTCGCGGGCGGCGGGGCGATGTACGCGGTCTCCGCGATGGGCGGCAGGAGCCCGTGGATGGACATGGCGCGCGTGCAGAGCTTCATCGGCGGGCGCTTCGCCGAGGTCTGGGACGAGCCGCGCGCGCGCGACGCGCTCGGCCATTCGATGTCGAACGATCTCGATCTCGGCGTGCGGGTCTCCGCGCCGAACGGCGCCGTGATCGCGACGTACGGCAGGCCCTGCGCGCGGAGCTGGTTCGTGGCGCCTGTCGTGCGCGAGGGGCAGAAGCTCGGCGTGGTCGCGGTCTGCACGGAGCGTCAGCACTGGGGAGGCCCGCCGCGTTTCCTCGTGGCCGTGCTCGCGGCGGGGCTCCTTCTCTGGATCCTCTCGGGCGCGGTCGCGCGCAGGCTCACGCGTCCGCTCGAGGAGCTCGCGGGCGTGGCAGGCGAGATCGGGCGCGGCGTTTACTCGGCGCGGGCGCGGCTCGGCAGGCACGGGCACGGCGAGGCGCAGATCCTGGCCGAGGCGATGAACGACATGGCCGCGCGCATCGAGCGGCAGGTGACCGATCAAAGGGAGCTGCTCGCGGCGGTCTCGCACGAGCTGCGCACGCCGCTCGGCCACATGCGGCTCCTCACGGAGCTCGCGCGCGACGGGGTGAACGTCGAGAAGTCGCTCGACCAGCTCGACCGCGAGGTGATGGAGATGGACGCGCTCGTGGGCGACCTGCTCGCGAGCAGCCGCATCGATTTCAAGGCGCTGTCGAAGGACCGGATCGACGCCGTGGAGGCGGGCCGGCGCGCGCTCGAGCGGGCGGGGCTCGAGGACGACAAGCTCGTCGTGGAGGGAGCGCCGGAGCCCATCGAGGCCGACCCGACGCTGCTCGGGCGCGCGTTCGCCAACCTGCTCGACAACGCGAAGAAGCACGGCGGCGGCGTGGTCGCGCTGCGGATCGCGATGGGCGAGGGCGTCGTGACGTTCGAGGTCGAGGACGGCGGCCGGGGGCTCGCGGCGGGCGAGGAGGCGCGCATCTTCGAGCCGTTCTACCGGCGTCCTGACGAGAAGGCGCGGGAGCAGGGCTCGCTCGGCCTCGGGCTGTCGCTCGTGCAGCGCATCGCGGAGGCGCACGGCGGCAGGACGCGCGCGTCGAACCGACCCGAGGGCGGGGCGCGCATCGGATTCGAGCTTCCGGGCGGCTAG
- a CDS encoding glycogen debranching N-terminal domain-containing protein, whose amino-acid sequence MKEQKEPKDPAQGFVTLDAPPAARDIREATLIKEGDLFLLTDPEGNVPRGNREGYGLYVGDTRFLSAYELAVQGLKPTILLSSGHAHFLGAQVLTNPNLVMPGGQLVHEQTIQIRRYRLVRATEASESLTFQNYNRFPVALDVSIHFESDFADMFEVRGIVRGPRPGKLHPLERDAARLGFRYDGGDDLVRRTEVRFDPPPARIDEDGTARYRIELEPGASSCINLAITIGTSSLAHDGTSPPAPRAAHTGYKEWLDSQVAVETSNSLFNAVLSRARSDLRLLLSGDPDAPFIAAGIPWYACLFGRDSIITALLYLSMSPEPARQSLRLLARYQAQKDDPYRDEEPGKIMHELRRGEVARLDMVPFTPYYGTVDATPLWIVLLAEYHRATGDLALVQELRANLDAALGWMDRYGDGDGDGFLEYACRSSAGLVSQGWKDSPSAIHHKDGEIAKAPVALVEVQGYAYAARRAAARLYRALGDPARAQAEDARASALRDAFDKTFWMPSESTYAMALDGDKRLVETVGSNAGHALWAGVVPRARGELVARRLLEEDLFSGWGIRTLSTRAMRYNPTGYHLGSIWPHDNALFALGLKRYRQEALALELITALYDAAQHFPAYRMPELFCGYARSAFGVPVRYPVACSPQAWAAASWSAMLAALLGLQPNAPGRELRIIRPALPRWLQWVELKRLSIGSGEVDLYYQRVGDHTAVDVAAMRGDVKVTFVDTWDDEEPPSAHGGAPPTPSTSTSPQPIK is encoded by the coding sequence ATGAAGGAGCAGAAAGAGCCGAAGGATCCAGCGCAAGGGTTCGTGACCCTCGACGCACCTCCCGCGGCCCGCGACATCCGCGAGGCCACGCTCATCAAGGAGGGGGATCTCTTCCTGCTCACCGACCCGGAGGGCAACGTCCCGCGCGGCAACCGCGAGGGCTACGGCCTCTACGTCGGCGACACGCGCTTCTTGAGCGCGTACGAGCTCGCGGTCCAGGGCCTCAAGCCGACCATCCTCCTGTCGAGCGGGCACGCGCACTTCCTCGGCGCGCAGGTGCTCACCAACCCGAACCTCGTCATGCCTGGCGGCCAGCTCGTCCACGAGCAGACGATCCAGATCCGCCGCTACCGGCTCGTGCGCGCGACCGAGGCGAGCGAGTCGCTCACGTTCCAGAACTACAACCGCTTCCCCGTCGCGCTCGACGTCTCGATCCACTTCGAGTCCGACTTCGCGGACATGTTCGAGGTGCGCGGCATCGTGCGCGGGCCTCGCCCCGGGAAGCTGCATCCCCTCGAGCGCGACGCGGCTCGGCTCGGCTTCCGCTACGACGGCGGCGACGACCTCGTGCGCCGCACCGAGGTGCGCTTCGACCCGCCACCCGCGCGCATCGACGAGGACGGCACCGCGCGCTACCGCATCGAGCTCGAGCCTGGCGCCTCGTCGTGCATCAACCTCGCGATCACGATCGGCACCTCGTCGCTCGCGCACGACGGCACGTCCCCTCCCGCGCCGCGCGCCGCGCACACGGGCTACAAGGAGTGGCTCGACAGTCAGGTCGCGGTCGAGACCTCCAACAGCCTCTTCAACGCGGTCCTGTCGAGGGCGAGGAGCGATCTGCGCCTGCTCCTCTCGGGCGATCCCGACGCGCCGTTCATCGCGGCCGGCATCCCCTGGTACGCCTGCCTCTTCGGGCGCGACAGCATCATCACGGCCCTGCTCTACCTGTCGATGTCGCCCGAGCCCGCGCGCCAGTCCTTGCGCCTGCTCGCGCGCTACCAGGCGCAGAAGGACGATCCGTACCGCGACGAAGAGCCCGGCAAGATCATGCACGAGCTGCGGCGCGGCGAGGTCGCGCGGCTCGACATGGTGCCGTTCACGCCCTACTACGGCACGGTCGACGCGACGCCGCTGTGGATCGTGCTGCTCGCCGAGTACCACCGCGCGACGGGCGATCTCGCGCTCGTGCAGGAGCTTCGAGCGAACCTCGACGCCGCGCTCGGGTGGATGGATCGGTACGGCGACGGCGATGGAGACGGCTTCCTCGAGTACGCGTGCCGATCGAGCGCGGGCCTCGTGAGCCAGGGCTGGAAGGACTCGCCCTCGGCCATCCACCACAAGGACGGCGAGATCGCCAAGGCGCCCGTCGCGCTCGTCGAGGTGCAGGGCTACGCCTACGCGGCCCGTCGCGCCGCTGCGCGCCTCTACCGCGCGCTGGGCGATCCCGCGCGCGCGCAGGCCGAGGACGCGCGCGCCTCGGCGCTCCGCGACGCCTTCGACAAGACCTTCTGGATGCCCTCGGAGAGCACGTACGCGATGGCGCTCGACGGCGACAAGCGCCTCGTCGAGACCGTGGGCAGCAACGCGGGGCACGCGCTCTGGGCCGGCGTCGTGCCGCGCGCGCGGGGCGAGCTCGTGGCGCGCCGGCTGCTCGAGGAGGACCTCTTCTCGGGCTGGGGCATCCGCACGCTCTCGACGCGCGCCATGCGCTACAACCCCACGGGCTATCACCTCGGCTCGATCTGGCCGCACGACAACGCCCTCTTCGCGCTGGGGCTCAAGCGCTACCGCCAGGAGGCGCTCGCCCTCGAACTCATCACGGCCCTGTACGACGCCGCGCAGCACTTCCCCGCGTACCGCATGCCGGAGCTGTTCTGCGGCTACGCGCGCAGCGCCTTCGGCGTCCCGGTGCGCTACCCCGTCGCGTGCAGCCCGCAAGCGTGGGCCGCGGCTTCGTGGTCGGCGATGCTCGCGGCCCTGCTCGGCTTGCAGCCCAACGCGCCTGGTCGCGAGCTGCGCATCATCCGCCCTGCCCTGCCGCGCTGGCTGCAATGGGTCGAGCTGAAGCGCCTGTCGATCGGCAGCGGCGAGGTCGACCTATACTACCAGCGCGTCGGTGATCACACGGCCGTCGACGTGGCCGCGATGCGCGGCGACGTGAAGGTCACCTTCGTCGACACCTGGGACGACGAGGAGCCCCCCAGCGCCCATGGGGGCGCTCCTCCCACCCCATCGACATCAACCTCACCTCAACCCATCAAGTAG
- a CDS encoding PAS domain-containing sensor histidine kinase: MGEVRASRGAAGTAALGGLIACSEGLSRDPVLLAAILEHVPAAIAVVRFPDLIYELVNPAFQRIAPGKPIAGRTVREVWPEIETELSALFADVARTGLSLHFDNSPFQIRRSPGGPLEEAIFSIDLVPLCTGPGPITRILVLALETTPDVRHMRENETLTEIARRRAAELGGILDNMTDAVFACDEHGRITLANEAARRLARLGPTEPMPATIEEVVTLLAPEDRGGHKIDKEHAPLARALAGETVSAEEEVSIPARAGRLTYLRTTATPLRDARGIINGALSVSRDVTESAELDRMKDQFIRLAAHELRTPVAVLRGCTQALLRTAEELPPPRRRILEGILRGVDRIERIVKALHYVSEIELGRIGLVPEPVDVSALVGRVVADMRNASDTHSVHLSYTDPGVVRGDRERLRQVVTTLIDNAIRYSPRGGDIDVEVRRSDRDVQVSVRDHGVGIPMSQRPQIFQRLYRARVGTNDGGMGLGLFVAKAIIEHHGGRIWFESKEGEGSTFSFALPLAPTPEP; encoded by the coding sequence ATGGGCGAGGTTCGAGCATCACGAGGTGCGGCGGGCACGGCCGCGCTGGGCGGGCTCATCGCTTGTTCCGAGGGCCTGAGCCGCGATCCGGTGCTGCTCGCCGCCATCCTCGAGCACGTGCCCGCGGCCATCGCGGTCGTCCGCTTCCCCGACCTCATCTACGAGCTGGTCAACCCCGCCTTCCAGCGCATCGCGCCAGGCAAGCCCATCGCGGGGCGCACCGTGCGCGAGGTCTGGCCCGAGATCGAGACCGAGCTGTCGGCCCTCTTCGCCGACGTCGCTCGCACCGGCCTGTCGCTGCACTTCGACAACAGCCCCTTTCAGATCCGCAGGTCGCCCGGCGGCCCGCTCGAGGAGGCCATCTTCTCCATCGACCTCGTCCCGCTCTGCACCGGCCCTGGACCGATCACCCGCATCCTCGTCCTCGCCCTCGAGACCACGCCCGACGTGCGCCACATGCGTGAAAACGAGACGCTCACCGAGATCGCGCGCAGGCGCGCAGCAGAGCTCGGCGGCATCCTCGACAACATGACCGACGCCGTCTTCGCGTGCGACGAGCACGGCCGTATCACGCTCGCCAACGAGGCCGCCCGCCGCCTCGCGCGCCTCGGCCCCACGGAGCCCATGCCCGCGACCATCGAAGAGGTCGTCACGCTGCTCGCGCCCGAAGATCGGGGCGGCCACAAGATCGACAAAGAGCACGCGCCGCTCGCACGCGCGCTCGCAGGTGAGACCGTCTCTGCCGAGGAGGAGGTGTCCATCCCTGCGCGCGCAGGTCGCCTCACCTACCTGCGGACCACCGCGACGCCGCTGCGCGACGCGCGCGGCATCATCAACGGCGCGCTCAGCGTCTCGCGCGACGTCACCGAGTCGGCCGAGCTCGACCGCATGAAGGATCAGTTCATCCGCCTCGCAGCCCACGAGCTGCGCACGCCCGTGGCCGTGCTGCGCGGCTGCACCCAGGCCCTGCTCCGCACCGCCGAGGAGCTGCCCCCGCCGCGACGCCGCATCCTCGAAGGCATCCTGCGCGGGGTCGATCGCATCGAGCGTATCGTCAAGGCGCTGCACTACGTGTCGGAGATCGAGCTCGGACGCATCGGCCTCGTGCCCGAGCCGGTCGATGTGTCAGCGCTCGTCGGCAGGGTCGTCGCGGACATGAGGAACGCGAGCGATACGCACAGCGTCCACCTCTCGTACACAGATCCTGGGGTCGTCCGGGGCGATCGAGAGCGTCTACGACAGGTGGTGACCACGCTGATCGACAACGCGATCCGCTACTCCCCGCGCGGCGGTGACATCGACGTCGAGGTGAGGCGGTCGGATCGGGACGTGCAGGTCTCGGTGCGCGACCACGGCGTCGGAATCCCGATGTCGCAACGGCCGCAGATCTTCCAGCGTCTCTACCGTGCTCGCGTGGGGACGAACGACGGAGGCATGGGGCTCGGCCTGTTCGTTGCGAAGGCGATCATCGAACACCACGGGGGGCGGATCTGGTTCGAGAGCAAGGAAGGTGAAGGCAGCACGTTCTCCTTCGCCCTGCCCCTCGCCCCGACACCGGAGCCCTGA
- a CDS encoding aldo/keto reductase codes for MTPAVRIGPTDLTVLPLGVGTWAWGDKPYWFYETDHGPAEVVDAFTSSVDAGLTFFDTAEVYGHGESEKILGWMASRAGVPLVIATKFALLRGRAGARALRPALENSLRRLRVPRVDLYQIHWPDVEMASIDELMDAMADAAIAGKIGAVGVSNFTASEMRRAHEALARRGVPLASNQVHYSLLHRAPEVDGVLDACRELGVTLLAYSPLEQGLLTGKYDASRPPRGPRARLPAFSSTNLAAAAPVLALLREIGEAHGGRPPEGVALRWLIEKEGVLPIAGAKTGPQAQSNAGALGFSLEAGEREALDRASRAWMAP; via the coding sequence ATGACCCCTGCCGTGCGCATAGGCCCGACCGACCTCACCGTGCTCCCGCTCGGCGTGGGCACGTGGGCCTGGGGCGACAAGCCGTATTGGTTTTACGAGACAGACCACGGCCCGGCCGAGGTCGTCGACGCCTTCACGTCGAGCGTCGACGCGGGCCTCACGTTCTTCGACACGGCCGAGGTCTACGGGCACGGCGAGAGCGAGAAGATCCTGGGCTGGATGGCGAGCAGAGCGGGCGTGCCGCTCGTCATCGCCACCAAATTCGCGCTCCTGCGCGGCCGAGCGGGGGCGCGCGCGCTGCGCCCGGCGCTCGAGAACAGCCTGCGGCGCCTGCGCGTGCCGCGGGTCGATCTGTACCAGATCCACTGGCCCGACGTCGAAATGGCCTCGATTGACGAGTTGATGGACGCGATGGCCGACGCGGCCATTGCCGGAAAGATCGGCGCTGTCGGGGTCAGCAATTTCACGGCCTCCGAAATGCGCCGCGCGCACGAGGCGCTCGCCCGGCGCGGGGTGCCGCTCGCGTCGAACCAGGTCCATTACAGCCTCCTGCATCGCGCCCCGGAGGTCGACGGCGTGCTCGATGCGTGCCGCGAGCTCGGCGTCACCCTGCTCGCCTACAGCCCCCTCGAGCAGGGCCTGCTCACCGGCAAATACGACGCCTCGCGGCCCCCTCGCGGCCCACGCGCGCGGCTGCCTGCGTTCAGCTCGACAAACCTCGCCGCCGCGGCGCCCGTGCTCGCCCTGCTGCGCGAGATTGGCGAGGCGCATGGAGGCCGCCCGCCCGAGGGGGTGGCTCTGCGCTGGCTGATTGAAAAAGAAGGCGTCCTGCCCATCGCGGGGGCGAAGACGGGCCCGCAGGCGCAGAGCAATGCGGGGGCGCTGGGGTTTTCGCTGGAAGCGGGGGAGAGGGAGGCGCTCGATCGGGCCTCCCGCGCGTGGATGGCGCCTTAG